TCAAATCTAAAAAAtacgatctattgaattaattaaagtcgCCAACAGTTCATTAATTCaaccaaaatccaaaaattttGGCCTCAAGTTCACTTTTTAGCATCAACTATTCAATACTTTATTTATAAGATATAATTTTGTGAACGGGACTAGAAATAGTCACCCTATTCCACAATTTCCACTTGCAATAAGTTATAGGAGTTGGAATAGTTGTATGTATCAAATACAAGTCAACCCTATTCCATATTTTCCGCGTGCAATAAGTTATAGGAGTTGGATTAGCTGTATGTTTCAAAGACTATGGTAAGTCTTTAATTCAGCTTATTGGACAGTCTGACTTTATATTCATTAGATTGGTAAgtaaataaatataatatttctTCATTAAAATCATGACCGTTCATTTATCGTACTACAGAGAGTTACTCTATAATCGTTGAAGTTTATAATTCAAAGTTACATGATAATGATAATGTTGTATTAATTTCAGAGAAATTGAAGGAGCTCCAGCAACATCTTCTTCATCAGAGCCTCAGAAGGTACGTAGTGAGAACAAGTCAATGAATTCCAACGTGTTATAGTTTTACAGCCACCGCTGATCATTTTAGTCTATAATTCAAAGGCAAAGAAACTAGTTAATTACTATAACAACTTTTCTTCCCTTTAATTTGTAGCTGCAGTGAACTCATCTTCTAGCTGCCCCATGGCAAATACAGGAAGAAATCATACTGCCGTTACAGTTACCACTACGGAATATAATCGCACGACGACGTTGAAGCAAAGAATCGAAGAAACGAAATGGCTACTGCATCCGTTAGCAGGTAAGAGCTCTTGTTGCATCTTCAAAGTACCTCATTGCCTGGCGAAAACAAACAAGGGGAAGTACCGGCCTCATATCATCTCAATCGGCCCTTATCACTACGGTGATAAACACGTGGTGATGATGCAACAACACAAATGGAGATTTCTTGACAATCTTCTCGGTCGAACGCAGTTGATCGGACTTGATGACTACCGGCAGGTTGTAGCAGAAGTCGAAGATGATATAAGAGAGTGCTATGCAGAGACCATTAACTTATGCAGCCGCCATCTGGTTGAGATGATGGTACCGGACGGTCTCTTCATCATCGAAATGTTCTGCAAAGTAAAATTATTATCGAGATCTTGTTCTATTGGAGAATCAAGTTCCTTTCTTCGTTCTTCAAAAGTAGTTTGAAAAATCGAATTCTTTAACTGCGCAGTAGGGAGGCCTCCTCAAGTCTTGAGGCATTATTTCAGTGTCGAAGGAAAGCATCTACTCGATTTACTTCACCTGAGTTTTGTCCCCGAACCTCAGGAGGACGTTGAGTTTATCCAATCGGCAAAAAAGCTTCACGATCTCGCCGGAATTATGTTCAAAACACGGGAGGCGCAGAGCTTCCTAGACATCAGATTTTGCATTGGAGTTCTTGAAATTCCGCCCATAAAACTAGATGATCTCCACACCCATTTCTTCTTAAACTTGGTTGCATTTGAACAATGCTACTCTCATTGCCCAAAGTATATAAACACTTACGCTGCATTCATGAGTTGTCTCGTCCGCACGCCGATGGACGCGACATTTCTGTCCGATTAAAACATTATCGAGAATTATCTCGGAACCGACAAAGAGGTCGTGCATTTCTTCAAAAACCTCCGCAAAGATGTGCCTTTCGATATCGACAGTATTTATCTGAACAAGTTGTTCAACGAAGTGAACGAGTACCAAAGAAATATTTTGCATTAAGTTCGGGCCGACGGAGGTGAGCATTAAGTCTAAAGATCGTCTCAAACCGGCGGATCTTTTTCTTCTCACTTTTTGTCATTGATATTTTGCTTGTAAATCAAAAAATACAGAATACAGTTGAACTTTATGATCTCAATACATTTCTGTTACTAGGTAAATATCTTGGCCACATACAACCTAACGTTTTGTTTTCGACGAGTATACAAATTCTATGctcatgagcggtaggtctcgggttcgagacttgggagcagcctctccataaaatgggggtaaggctagccgacattcacctctcccagaccctgcgtaaagtgggagccttgtgcactgggtacgacctttatacaAATTCTATGCTAGTTCGACGTAACTGCAACAGCTGGTATAATTTATGAAcagttgtataaaatttataCACCCGAactaacatatatataattgattttAGAGTTTTCGGCACAAATGTTCAGTGCAGTGAACCGCCAAATCAGGTTTGGGGGCTGACCTGAAGAATCTGATGCGAGCCTTTTTCTGATTGTTGCTACTCCTTTCCACTCTCACTTGAGCACGTTTGGCACCAAGATGAACTTGATACAGTTTAGCAGAAAATCCAGTCTTTAATGACATTATGACGGCAACAAACCGGCGACTGAAAAAAGGGAAAGTAAAGATTGGTTAGTTACAATTTGACAATGAATACATAAACCACAAGAGCACAACCGATAAACAACAGCATCGGAGGCACACAAATAAATACGTGTTTTGGTTGTCTGAACCTTACTTTTCTGTGGCCAACACCTGCACCAGAACCATAACAAAGAGAGTTCATGACTGCACCGAGAGTACCGGAGCTAATCTGCAGTGAAAATTACAGACATATCCTgccgggaaaaaaaaaaaaaaaaaaagagaaactcAGCAGGAAAGAAATCAATAACTGAAAGAGGGCAAAATGTGCATATGGGAGGAAACTGCATAAGTAAAGGCCCGCTTCATAACCatttcagtttttagttttcagtttacaagaaaattgaaatcaaaaacTGAAAATGAAATGGTTGTCAAATGGCTCCCAAGTAAAACAGAGAGGAGCTCCAATACAAAATCAGAAAGTCCAGTAAACTTACATGGTCGCCCATACAGAATGAACTCCAATTTAATCATGCTTAAAGCCATAATTAGGGGTTGCAGTTTTCAACCAACAAGTTAAAACGCCAGGGGATGGGATTAGCAGGGTAAGGAGTCATAACCGAAGGCACCTACTATTTCGCAACCTCCACTACTCTATATTAACACAGGACCACGATAAGATGGAAATTGTTAGTTTCCCACCAACCCattcacaataaaaaaataccaacaaacaattaaaaattagtaaaaggaaatgttaaaattttaaGATACCTTAAGAAGCATACAACTTTGCATACAGTAAGCAGTGCTACGATAGATCAATACTTGGGATGATTTTCCAGAGAAGTCTATATGGGGGCCTTGAGCACGCATCATCACCACCGTCATTGGGAAGAGAAGCCAACTCATTCTCCAAAATAGAGTGAGCTTCTGAAAATGCCTACAACATCCAATGATAATCTCGAAAGTAAGAAACAAGCATCTGTACACATATGAAGCTAGCAATAGATAAGCATCACATTATCACACAAGGTAATATTGAATATGTCAGAAAATATCATGACAATTAATCCCAAAAAAACACAGCTTACCTTGATACACTGATGTATACGGAAGCAATTACGCCCCACATTATTAGTTGGAAAAAGGGGATCATCAATGTGTATCGGGTCAATACTACATGGAGCAGATCAATATATAAGCAATGCAAAAAAGTTAAGAATTTCTCTTCAAGCACAAATAAGAAAACAGAGTACTGCTATTACCTACAACCTCTTTCCCTCTTAATATAAACACCACTTCCCTGTACCGATATACGCATTTGGCGAGGATCAAACACATTcctagaaggaagagagagatgaagCGTCAATCGCTATGTAGCTTAAACCATATTATAACAAACTATACAATTATTCAATCAGAGTAAACTCAATTCCAATCCAAGAAGTAGTTGCACTGGTATataattagagagagagaatcatTATCAGTGGTTGTCTTACCCAAAAAAGTAGAGAAAATTCATCAGAAGGCTCCCAAAATTCTGCAAGATCATTACTGGTTTAGTAATAAAGCAATCTAGCAATAATCATCAGCAAAAATGAGAAACTAAAAAGGGCAACAAGTACGAGTTTGAATGAGAACTTTGAACTTAGACCAGCGGCCAGCCACAtgaaatttgaatatttttacaaaattagGAACGATACCTCCATTTCTAACTAGTAACTAATTGTTTGGAATGGTTTACTCAAAATATATGGAAGTTGGGACCCTCAATCAAATCAACCATTCAGAAGTTCAATACTAATAACTTAGTGAGTTGAATATTCAACATATCAAGCAGaaaatcaaaatatatttttatgacTGATAGAAAAAAGAAACCATAAATTACGGATGTCACACATAATTTGGTGCAAGTATATAGTACCTAAAGGTCCTCCACGATACTTTGTATAATACATTATCAAGGGAAAATAAAACATACTAACATACAAAATTAGAGTTGAAATTAGAAATTTACTTGGTTGATGGGCCGGCCAAGATGATACTCATGCTGAAGAAAACGTGTAATAAGTAATACCTGAAAAAGAGTAAAAAAAtacaccaaaaataattaactgTCACAGATGCTCTACAGAATTCattgcatttttcttttaaacaaGAGATGTTTAAGAATAAAAGCCAGATACTCAACCAAAataagcaaaaaataaaatatatttttacgcAAGATCACTGGCAACAGAACTCAATAGCCCAGAGGAGCAAATACAACACCGTCCTACAACAGCCAATAACAGCAATTCACAGTATGTTCCATGCTCCAAGTTAGTTGAGTTATGCTAAAATTTACCCTTTGATAtgaaaaaatcaagaaaaatgagaagccAATACATGTAATATGTCGAGTACTTGTGTCATGTTCGTGCTCCCTAAAATTGAGTATCAACATATCATCATCTTTTAATTCCCTAATTGACCTTAAAACTTCAATTTCTATAATGTTTATAGTGTATTATAATTTAGACCCTGATCTGGCAGCTGCTAGTTTAAAGCATTAATCTTTTAATACCTTTAAAAGGACAATCATTGCGAGAACAAAATGTTCTATGCGTTAGTCCAAAAGTTCTACGGCATGCCATCACCTTTGATACCCATTGTCCTTACTGGAAGATGGTGAAATCAAAAACttcaattcaatttaatttactGACGTTGCACCTTGAAATAAGTAGCATTACTCACCAAACAGTAGGAACTCAAGCCACCAGAGTAAGACTGATCAAGGCTACGATCTGCCAAGAACTGTTTCAGTACCAAAGCAAGGGGTGTAGCAGCTGGAAACTGCTCAGTGAGATCCTTGACCTGCAAATGACTAGTTATGGTtcataacatataaataaagtATATACGTAAGCTATAAATGTCACCAAAAGCACATCAAAATTTGCAAGTACCAAATACGCAACAAAATATGCACAAGGAACTAGCTAACTGCttcaagaaacaaaagaaaggataCCTGAGATCCAAAAGGACTGTGCAAGAATGGATGCTAAAAGACCCCAATCACAATGGTTGAAGAAACATAATTTGATACACCAGCATACAAATTTGGTTTGACTTTTTTATACAATCCACTACCACAAGCTTTCACACAGTAGTAGCAATTTGCAAGTAACCACCCCACAATTATGTACCACCAAACACATGGGCATAATATAGATGTTACAATCTAATGAATTTTTATTAACACTTGGGATTTCAACTGAATCTTCTCTCCAACAAGCCTTGACGTTCCAATCACAGATGTCTTTGCGAGTGAAATATTGTGCATTTGGGTGATACACCTTGAAATCTTTTAGACTAACTTATTAAATATAAACGTCTAACATCGATAATGACAGTCCCAAAAcctatgtaaaaaaaattcgtTTAAACTTAAACCAATATTCGTAGACCAGGGGTGGAAGATTGAGTACCTTAGTCATTAAAAGTTAAAGATTGGAAGGTTTAAGTAGATAAAGCTATatttcacacacacaaaatgcGTTCATCTTGCACCCGCACACACAAAAGATTGAGGGAGAGGTATATACCAGTTGTGTAGTTTGGAGTCCTGTATGAGATGGAGATTTGAAACTGATGTCAATACGAACTGATACTGAATCCTTTGTAGCATCGTCATTTATCTGTGAGCATTTGGGCACCACAGATTCTTCTAAAGCAACCACACTCGAGTTCACATTAGTGCCATGCTCACCAGACATGGGAGGTGGCTCTTCTTTTGGAGATTGTACATTGGAAGCAGATGAGACAATGAGATCATGGGGAACTTCCACCACAAGCATTATAACAGGTATCTAAAAGCAAGGATTAAACAGTAAGAAAAACCATGTAAGTAAAAGAAGCTTAAATGAAACAGAAGTACAatcaaaagattaaaatgaagagGACGTACAGCTGTATTTTCCACAGTCTTAAGAGAATCATTTTTGACCCAATCCTGATTGACGAGATACCTAGCGGCATGCTGAAACACCAAAACAAGACTGTCACAGAGCAGGCAACAGAAAAGAACAATCTTAGATATCAGCGGAAAGGATGAAGGGGTGCTACATATCAGTTGGCACTACAAAAACTTAACGAGAAACAAATCAGTTGACCAGAAATGTTTATTTGATGAGCAGCATATTGAAGTTTTATTATCAGGGTCATGTTATGCGAAATAATCAGATAAAAAGTTCAGAAACAATCAGGATCCGAAACTCAAAATGTTCCAATAGGAACAGAATGATAAGTGTTCCAAAGTTTATGCAGCCTTAATGAATGTGCACACTAAGCTTAGAACACCATAAACAGCTTGCATAGAAAACACGAATGCAGAACGGTGACAAGCTAGTGTAGAACAGTTCCCTtcgtttattgaaaaaaaaaaaaaaaagtttctgtACACAGATTTCTAGTAGAAAAGATGAATCAAACGAACTGCCTTTCTATAATAGACTAATTTGCAATGTACCTGAAGGCATGTTTCTTTGATACCATTACGCCCCTCCAATATCCCAGCTTCTTTAATGGGTTCCTAAAAATATGTCTGCATATGAATATTTTTCCGAAAGTACTGGAAAAGAGGTCAATGTAACTGAGAGAATAGATCAAGAAGTTTTTTTACCAGGTTCCTCACAGGAGGTAGACAAACCACAAGGTCCACATCACTTGTTGGAAGTGACAAACCGGTTGCAGTTGAACCAAATATGTTTGTCCTGGACCTGGGCCAAAGTACCTGGAGAGACCTTGTAACCCGCTTAACAGCCCAATTTATGTAGGGCTTCCTAGCCATATTCTCTGCAGCCACCTTCAGCCCATCATATCAAACATTCAGTAGAATGTAACAACACATGGAACGATGGTCAATGGTACAAATATTTGATAAACATTTTGATTGGAGAACTTGAAGATAATATATAATGGTGATGGTGAAGAATGGATTAAAACAATAATACTAGATCAATTATTGTACCTGCTTGCAGAAAAGGTCAATGTCATCGTGGACAAGGCTGTGCATCAAAGAAAGAGACACCTTCCGGATAGGACAGTTATGCAAATCAGGCGGTTGTAGGGGCAATGCAACATCTGGCTGTACAATGAATATACTATCTTATGAAGGACTTTTAAACATCAACACAAATTTAAAGTTTATAAGATAGATGCTACACTTACATGTTCTTGATCACGAGCAAGTTGAGAAATAGCAATCAATCGATCCTGCAACAAGGGTGCAGGAAGAGCTTGAATCAATGGACGGCCAGAAATATTATTACTTCTTAAAGGCCAAACAACTTCAGCACCATCCATGCGCAAACAAGTTTCCTCCAAGTTAGCTCCATCATGGAACCATCCTCTCATACCCCAGTGCCTTGGGCTAGAGCTACCAGACCGAACAGTTGGAAAGCCCCTGTTTTTCCTGGCGTCACTCACAGGAGAGGGTGGAGGTGGTCGTGGGGCCTGTGGAACAGAAAGCACCACGGGCGATGGTGGCCGCTTTATCCGAGGTTGCTCACGCCTTGTAGGAGGAACACATGGGCTTCTGCGATCATAACTACGCTTAAACTCTCTTGACCTTTCTCTTGAAATGTTTGGAATGATGATTGGCCGTAAAATGGGATAAGTAAGCGAGTCTCCTGTCTTCCCTTCAACATCACCATTTACATCAGCCAAAGATCCAGAGGATTCCTCATCTGCTGCTGTGTCTGTCATTGCTGATGAGGAATGCAGCACCTTGCCTGGTACATCGCTTCCAGGCATAACATAACCAAGAGCCTGGTTTCCTGATCCCAAAGGATCAAAAGGAGAACAAAAGGAAGCAGTAGGTGAAGTCAAACCATTTGTACTATATGAAGAAGAAAATGCAACCATATCATCGACAGCCCTATTCATGTCAGCTTCCCGCCAAGCCCATGAGCTATCATCAGAACTAAGGGAAGGAGGGCGAGAGAAAACCGTCCCTGGATGATCAGAAGGATTCCAGTACATCACACCACCTCCAAAGTACTGATTATAGTCTACCCCAGCAAATGCTTGCACCTCAACTTCATCCTCTGATATCCAGTGGCCCTCACATTCATCTGCTAGTTCATATGCCGTTGCTGGATCAGGTAGGTCCGTGCAATCCCAAGAATACTTCCTTTCGTTGTCCACATTTGTTGCATTAATCTTGACACTATGGGTGGAAAAAACCTGTGGAAAACTACACTGCTTCTTTGAGATGAATCCAGAATCATAATTAAAGGTTCGCGATAGAGCCAATCCACGAGCACTTCGAACCACTGGAGGCCAGTCTAAACTCATTGGCAGTGGTCGAGTCAGAATTGGATTACACCTGCCTTGAATTGGAGAACTTCTCGCCTGATGTATAGTTGGTAGGAAAGACTGGCGAAAGTGATTCTGCCAGTTATGACCAACATCCAGATGCAATCGGTCAGTGGCGGGTGGGAGATGTGGGTTAACAGGTGGATAATAGGCGCAAGCTACACCAGGCCACTCATATTGACAGCTTTCATAAGAACATGGGGTTCCAGTATCACATAGATGATTTCCATGTTCTTGGTCCTGAAACGGAATGGCTTCCTTTTCCACATCATCAACTCTCATTCCTTTGTCTGGTGCAACATCTTTTATATCAGATTTGCCAGCTTGCTCGTTCTGAAAGTCAATATCTATGTGGCTGAAAATCTTATGATCCACTGCGGGCAGAGGAGAAGGTACTACACTACCAGACgattttatttgaatttcagTACTATTGTTTGATGAATTGTAATTTTCGAAAAATGTATGACTGGAACTTGCTCTAGAACCAACAGGATAATTCTCTTGAATGCTTTGGGTGGCATCGTCATCCTCAGTTGGCCCATTGCCAGAACCAGGAGAAATCGAATTTGTCACAAGGATGTTACAACTAGCTGAATTATCACCAGTCTTGCTCTTGAAAGCTGAATCACTAGAAACGGGATAAGACTTTGCTGTGCAATCTTCAGGAAtgacagaagaagaagaagcttccATGACTGATCTTTCGGATTTTATTACATCACCAGAATTCTTACAACcagttattttgttttttcctttttctttcctaCCCTTCCTTGCAGCAGTTTGAGCTTTTGCAACCACTGTTTGTGCATGTTCCTGATGACAAGCTACTAGTTACAAACCATTCAAATCATTAATGAGaaatgtgattcaaattaaaAGAACGAGAATAACCATTTCATCTTTCGACGATAATGCCTCTTTGGAAATTTCCACCTCCTGATGTATACCAGGAATCTTCTTAGACTCCCCAGAATCTGCCTTTTTTTTATGAGCCAATGTACAATTACGATCCTGGCATAACACTGAAGCAATTAAAACTATCCACAAAATTTGTTGTGAATCCAAAAGGACATCAGCGAACTAAAGAGTACCTTGAGAGACTTTTCACACAAAAAATCATCCGCACATGACCTAGGAACAGGATTTGGTCTTTTCACATTGCGGTTCTTCCCCTTACTTTTACGGCTAAAAGCACTAGGCTTTGCCTTGGATTTCTTAGATAAGGGTTTTTCATTTCCATCTGCTAGAAGTTCCATTTTTGTGCATTCAAGCAAAATAACCATAAGAAATCCCCGTACTTTTCTTAATATAAAATCAGAAATGGTAGAAACTGAACTCAGTGTGCTATAAAAGAGTTTCCCTATATCATATTCACTGTGGTTACATAAGGATATCATCATTACTATATCCTGAAGCAGAAAGAGATTATTAAACCCCGCGACTAAGGAAGGTCTTCCAGAAAGAGAAGCCGGGATAATGCTTGACCCAAATTCTATGTCAGCCACACGTTTTGGAACTGTCTTTTGCATAGATGCAATTTGGTTGTACCTCAGTGGTTGTTCTCCTCCTCTATTGAAGAGCCACATTTCATCTCCCGCCTCACTACATGTCTTCAGGATCTCAAGAATCTAAGTTAAAATGAACTAAGTTAAGCTACATtataacaaacaaataaatcaaCCATCATATTGTAAGCTTCATTACAAATATAAAGATTTCCAATTTTAGAACTTCAGTTAAAGGATATTAATGCATCATTCACCAAAACTCCTCTCCTTTGTTACCAATTAAATCCAATTCTCTAGCACAATTATTACAACTTAATCTATCAACAGAATCATTCAGAACCGTATAAACCTATTACATTTCTCATACACTATCACCTAAACACTATAAAACCATAAAGTTAGAAAATGTACCAAAGGTTTCGCTGCTTTGCCCAACACCGATGTCAAAACATTTCTCCTTGTTGCTGCATCCAAATTTTCCCACCAGTCTACACACCCCTTCTTCCTCCAATACACATTGGCCGCCAAGCACACAGCGGtcatcttttctttcaatttcaccCCTCTTTTCTTCCCATTACTACAATTCAGCCACGCCAACCTCAACGCCACCTCCAACCGATTTGCCACAAATGCTTCCATACTGTAATACCCTTTATCCTTCAACCACTTCAATTCGACCCAATCTGATCCCAAGTCACTCTCTTCCCCCCTCAAAAACCCCCCATTTGATATTTCATCCATTGCCTCCACAAACCCATCCAAATTCTCCACCAAATCCTCACTCACCGTAACCGTATCGATATCCCTCACCGAGCACGAACACTCCTCCACCTTTTCCCCTTCCCTCGAAGAAAACAACCGAGTCGACTCGAAAACCCTCCTCTCCAGCTCGTTCGACTCGGCCACCCTACACAGAAGCCCACTCGACCTCTTAAAACAGAGGGTGGGAAGGTCGCCGGAGGGGAGGTCagggaggatgatgaagaagcCATGGCCGTTGGCACGGACCCTGCCGAGCATTTGAACGAGGACCCGTACGAAATTGGGATCTACGGCGGTGAGGTGAGCTTGGCGCTGGTGGACGGTGAGAGATGAGAACCATTTGAGGATCGAGGacctagggttagggttagggttagggttagggttatgGTTGGGTTTGAGGTCTGAGGAATTGGAGTGAGAGTGGAAGAGGGAGATGTGGGAGGTGAGCGAGTCAATGAGTTGGTCCTGAGTCATGAGCGATTCGTGAGGGAATTTAGGGTTTGGAATCGGCATTTTTGGAGTTCGGAGAGAGGTGGGAAAAATGGCGGAGAGAAAATGCGAGGGAATTTCGGGTTCGTGGTGGAATATCGCGGATTTTAGGGGTCCGAGACTGGTTTTGAATTTTATCAGGTGGACGGGCGGCGGGTGGTGTTCCCCGGTGTGCAAACTGTTTAAAAAtgctttaataaataaataaataaaagtaaaaaaaaaaactgttttaaGTTTGTTTCGTCATTCAAAATGAAGATTTCGTCGTCACTTGCTACTATATTTTAGTACTATTCATctttacttgtaaatgagaTATCTTAAGTTTAATATCatcaaaagtgaatttgaaccatattatcaCAGGCTTATTGTAAGGCTGAGTCACATTTTCCcgcttaatgtaaataatatcgtttgtttgagaaattttttttgaagatttcactacaatatttatttatttatctttattatatattatctATATCTAAATTATATATTAACCAAATTTTCATTCTCAACTAAAATATATGAAGTTACCATtctaaccctctaattaaactaaacataaataagaaatatgaatgataatgtaatttcacacaaccaaaattttcctttttttttaagtcaCACCTACATTTGAACTTACATGTGattctaacatatctctaattaaataataaaaaacaaagctctattcccactcccacattcttttagtctctcttactttcttcctatctccttcaattttaaaaataaaaaaaaattcacatgtACTTTGAGTGTGGCCATATGCTAGTACATAAAGTCATAGGATAAAATTGGTAAATCATTCATAATTTCAAAAATGCACTTAAATACCATTCCTTaattagatttaaaaaaaaaacaatttgatttAAGAAAATCCAGACTATTCACATAGTGGGCagttttctttttaactttttcaataACCCTAAAATTCctcatttgagaaaaaaaatcaacacacaaacaaCCAGCTAAATTAAGGATAATTTAGTAATAtaacatgaaaaaaaacttcTGGAGATGCTTGCCTACATACTATGTTTTCGGTGAATCTTGAAGATGATTGTTTAGTCCGTCGGATACAACACACATATACTACAAATTGATCTTAAACAATATAGTTTCTTTGATTAATGATCCCTCACATATTCCAATAACATTGTCCCACATATGatttcaacaagaaaaaaaatggcaatTATCCACCCACT
This region of Malus domestica chromosome 07, GDT2T_hap1 genomic DNA includes:
- the LOC103404507 gene encoding uncharacterized protein isoform X3, whose amino-acid sequence is MPIPNPKFPHESLMTQDQLIDSLTSHISLFHSHSNSSDLKPNHNPNPNPNPNPRSSILKWFSSLTVHQRQAHLTAVDPNFVRVLVQMLGRVRANGHGFFIILPDLPSGDLPTLCFKRSSGLLCRVAESNELERRVFESTRLFSSREGEKVEECSCSVRDIDTVTVSEDLVENLDGFVEAMDEISNGGFLRGEESDLGSDWVELKWLKDKGYYSMEAFVANRLEVALRLAWLNCSNGKKRGVKLKEKMTAVCLAANVYWRKKGCVDWWENLDAATRRNVLTSVLGKAAKPLILEILKTCSEAGDEMWLFNRGGEQPLRYNQIASMQKTVPKRVADIEFGSSIIPASLSGRPSLVAGFNNLFLLQDIVMMISLCNHSEYDIGKLFYSTLSSVSTISDFILRKVRGFLMVILLECTKMELLADGNEKPLSKKSKAKPSAFSRKSKGKNRNVKRPNPVPRSCADDFLCEKSLKDRNCTLAHKKKADSGESKKIPGIHQEVEISKEALSSKDEMEHAQTVVAKAQTAARKGRKEKGKNKITGCKNSGDVIKSERSVMEASSSSVIPEDCTAKSYPVSSDSAFKSKTGDNSASCNILVTNSISPGSGNGPTEDDDATQSIQENYPVGSRASSSHTFFENYNSSNNSTEIQIKSSGSVVPSPLPAVDHKIFSHIDIDFQNEQAGKSDIKDVAPDKGMRVDDVEKEAIPFQDQEHGNHLCDTGTPCSYESCQYEWPGVACAYYPPVNPHLPPATDRLHLDVGHNWQNHFRQSFLPTIHQARSSPIQGRCNPILTRPLPMSLDWPPVVRSARGLALSRTFNYDSGFISKKQCSFPQVFSTHSVKINATNVDNERKYSWDCTDLPDPATAYELADECEGHWISEDEVEVQAFAGVDYNQYFGGGVMYWNPSDHPGTVFSRPPSLSSDDSSWAWREADMNRAVDDMVAFSSSYSTNGLTSPTASFCSPFDPLGSGNQALGYVMPGSDVPGKVLHSSSAMTDTAADEESSGSLADVNGDVEGKTGDSLTYPILRPIIIPNISRERSREFKRSYDRRSPCVPPTRREQPRIKRPPSPVVLSVPQAPRPPPPSPVSDARKNRGFPTVRSGSSSPRHWGMRGWFHDGANLEETCLRMDGAEVVWPLRSNNISGRPLIQALPAPLLQDRLIAISQLARDQEHPDVALPLQPPDLHNCPIRKVSLSLMHSLVHDDIDLFCKQVAAENMARKPYINWAVKRVTRSLQVLWPRSRTNIFGSTATGLSLPTSDVDLVVCLPPVRNLEPIKEAGILEGRNGIKETCLQHAARYLVNQDWVKNDSLKTVENTAIPVIMLVVEVPHDLIVSSASNVQSPKEEPPPMSGEHGTNVNSSVVALEESVVPKCSQINDDATKDSVSVRIDISFKSPSHTGLQTTQLVKDLTEQFPAATPLALVLKQFLADRSLDQSYSGGLSSYCL
- the LOC103404507 gene encoding uncharacterized protein isoform X4, giving the protein MPIPNPKFPHESLMTQDQLIDSLTSHISLFHSHSNSSDLKPNHNPNPNPNPNPRSSILKWFSSLTVHQRQAHLTAVDPNFVRVLVQMLGRVRANGHGFFIILPDLPSGDLPTLCFKRSSGLLCRVAESNELERRVFESTRLFSSREGEKVEECSCSVRDIDTVTVSEDLVENLDGFVEAMDEISNGGFLRGEESDLGSDWVELKWLKDKGYYSMEAFVANRLEVALRLAWLNCSNGKKRGVKLKEKMTAVCLAANVYWRKKGCVDWWENLDAATRRNVLTSVLGKAAKPLILEILKTCSEAGDEMWLFNRGGEQPLRYNQIASMQKTVPKRVADIEFGSSIIPASLSGRPSLVAGFNNLFLLQDIVMMISLCNHSEYDIGKLFYSTLSSVSTISDFILRKVRGFLMVILLECTKMELLADGNEKPLSKKSKAKPSAFSRKSKGKNRNVKRPNPVPRSCADDFLCEKSLKDRNCTLAHKKKADSGESKKIPGIHQEVEISKEALSSKDEMEHAQTVVAKAQTAARKGRKEKGKNKITGCKNSGDVIKSERSVMEASSSSVIPEDCTAKSYPVSSDSAFKSKTGDNSASCNILVTNSISPGSGNGPTEDDDATQSIQENYPVGSRASSSHTFFENYNSSNNSTEIQIKSSGSVVPSPLPAVDHKIFSHIDIDFQNEQAGKSDIKDVAPDKGMRVDDVEKEAIPFQDQEHGNHLCDTGTPCSYESCQYEWPGVACAYYPPVNPHLPPATDRLHLDVGHNWQNHFRQSFLPTIHQARSSPIQGRCNPILTRPLPMSLDWPPVVRSARGLALSRTFNYDSGFISKKQCSFPQVFSTHSVKINATNVDNERKYSWDCTDLPDPATAYELADECEGHWISEDEVEVQAFAGVDYNQYFGGGVMYWNPSDHPGTVFSRPPSLSSDDSSWAWREADMNRAVDDMVAFSSSYSTNGLTSPTASFCSPFDPLGSGNQALGYVMPGSDVPGKVLHSSSAMTDTAADEESSGSLADVNGDVEGKTGDSLTYPILRPIIIPNISRERSREFKRSYDRRSPCVPPTRREQPRIKRPPSPVVLSVPQAPRPPPPSPVSDARKNRGFPTVRSGSSSPRHWGMRGWFHDGANLEETCLRMDGAEVVWPLRSNNISGRPLIQALPAPLLQDRLIAISQLARDQEHPDVALPLQPPDLHNCPIRKVSLSLMHSLVHDDIDLFCKQVAAENMARKPYINWAVKRVTRSLQVLWPRSRTNIFGSTATGLSLPTSDVDLVVCLPPVRNLEPIKEAGILEGRNGIKETCLQHAARYLVNQDWVKNDSLKTVENTAIPVIMLVVEVPHDLIVSSASNVQSPKEEPPPMSGEHGTNVNSSVVALEESVVPKCSQINDDATKDSVSVRIDISFKSPSHTGLQTTQLSFAGQGSH